The Meiothermus sp. CFH 77666 genome includes a region encoding these proteins:
- the yedA gene encoding drug/metabolite exporter YedA, producing the protein MVVTVQPSLARPHNPPLVLLALLALYFIWGSTYLAIHYAVQGFPPFLGSAIRFLVAGGLLFAFLRGRGHPTPTPAEWGGAARVGILLMGGGMGGVMLASSLGVASSLTAIFPAATPLLVVLFSGWWGRWPHRTEWVGLLVGFVGVVLLSLEGSLRSNPVATLILACAPLCWAFGTAWSRHLPLPGGLMASATQMLTGGLFLLGLSLLLGERMTQMPSLGAILALLYLTVFGSLIAYSAFTYLLDTVRPALATSYAYVNPVVAVLLGVFIAHEKLDIYTFIALPIILLGVALVAVARK; encoded by the coding sequence GTGGTCGTAACGGTGCAGCCGAGCCTGGCCCGCCCCCACAACCCGCCTCTGGTGCTGCTGGCACTGCTGGCTTTGTACTTCATCTGGGGCTCGACCTACCTGGCTATCCACTACGCCGTGCAGGGGTTTCCTCCTTTTCTGGGTAGTGCGATTCGCTTTCTGGTGGCAGGGGGGCTGCTGTTTGCATTCTTGCGTGGGCGTGGGCATCCCACGCCCACACCTGCGGAGTGGGGGGGTGCGGCCCGGGTGGGCATTCTGCTGATGGGGGGTGGCATGGGCGGGGTGATGCTGGCTTCCTCGCTGGGGGTGGCCTCGAGCCTCACCGCCATCTTTCCTGCCGCAACCCCCCTGCTGGTGGTGCTGTTCTCGGGTTGGTGGGGCCGCTGGCCGCACCGCACGGAGTGGGTGGGTCTGTTGGTGGGGTTTGTGGGGGTGGTGCTGCTCTCACTCGAGGGCTCCCTGCGCTCCAACCCGGTGGCCACACTCATTCTGGCCTGTGCGCCCCTGTGCTGGGCCTTTGGCACGGCCTGGAGCCGCCACCTTCCCCTGCCCGGAGGGCTGATGGCCTCGGCTACCCAGATGCTCACCGGCGGGCTTTTTCTGCTGGGCCTGAGCCTCCTCCTGGGCGAGCGCATGACCCAGATGCCGAGCCTGGGAGCCATCCTGGCCCTGCTGTACCTCACGGTGTTCGGATCCCTGATTGCCTACAGCGCTTTTACCTACCTGCTCGATACCGTTCGCCCTGCCCTGGCCACCAGCTACGCCTATGTGAACCCGGTGGTGGCGGTGCTGCTGGGGGTTTTCATTGCCCACGAAAAGCTGGACATCTACACCTTTATCGCCCTGCCCATCATTTTGCTGGGGGTGGCGCTGGTCGCGGTGGCGCGGAAGTGA
- a CDS encoding cysteine hydrolase family protein yields MSRTALLLIDIQQGLDDTAYFGLRNNPQFERNVAALLDGFRQAGTPVLHVQHHSLRPTSPLRPAQPGHDFKPEARPQEGEPIFAKTVNSAFIGTDLEAYLRQEGITRLVVAGLTTDHCVSTTVRMAGNLGFEVWLVGDACAAFAKQSPEGMISADQVHRVHLASLSGEFCTVVSTQEALERKWS; encoded by the coding sequence ATGTCCAGAACGGCTTTGCTGCTGATAGACATCCAACAAGGGCTCGACGACACCGCCTACTTTGGCCTTCGCAACAACCCCCAGTTCGAACGCAACGTGGCCGCCTTGCTGGACGGGTTTCGGCAGGCCGGTACGCCGGTTCTTCACGTTCAACATCACTCGCTTCGCCCCACCTCGCCGTTGCGCCCTGCTCAGCCCGGACACGACTTCAAGCCCGAGGCCCGTCCCCAGGAAGGGGAGCCCATCTTCGCCAAAACCGTCAACAGCGCCTTTATTGGTACCGACCTCGAGGCCTACCTGCGCCAGGAGGGCATTACCCGACTGGTGGTAGCGGGCCTGACTACCGACCACTGCGTCTCCACCACCGTGCGCATGGCCGGCAACCTGGGCTTCGAGGTGTGGCTGGTGGGAGATGCCTGCGCTGCCTTTGCCAAGCAAAGCCCCGAGGGCATGATTTCAGCCGACCAGGTGCACCGGGTGCATCTGGCCAGCCTGAGCGGGGAGTTCTGCACGGTGGTCAGCACCCAGGAAGCCCTAGAGAGAAAGTGGTCGTAA